The following proteins come from a genomic window of Ictidomys tridecemlineatus isolate mIctTri1 chromosome 9, mIctTri1.hap1, whole genome shotgun sequence:
- the Rbm46 gene encoding putative RNA-binding protein 46 isoform X1: MNEENIDGTNGCGKVRTGTQNEAALLALMEKTGYNMVQENGQRKFGGPPPGWEGPPPPRGCEVFVGKIPRDMYEDELVPVFERAGKIYEFRLMMEFSGENRGYAFVMYTTKEEAQLAIRILNNYEIRPGKFIGVCVSLDNCRLFIGAIPKEKKKEEILDEMKKVTEGVVDVIVYPSATDKTKNRGFAFVEYESHRAAAMARRKLIPGTFQLWGHTIQVDWADPEKEVDEETMQRVKVLYVRNLMISTTEETIKAEFNKFKPGAVERVKKLRDYAFVHFFNREDAVAAMSVMNGKCIDGASIEVTLAKPVNKENTWRQHLNGQISPNSENLIVYANKEESHPKTLGKPPTLPARLNGQHSPSPPEIERCTYPFFPGTKLTPISMYSLKSNHFNSAVMHLDYYCNKNNWAPPEYYLYSTTSQDGKVLLVYKIVIPAIANGSQSYFMPDKLCTTLEDAKELAAQFTLLHLDREHNLFSLDLCRRIWRK, from the exons atgaatgaagaaaatatagatgGAACAAATGGATGTGGTAAAGTTCGAACTGGCACTCAGAATGAAGCAGCATTACTTGCTTTGATGGAAAAGACTGGTTACAACATGGTTCaagaaaatgggcaaaggaaatttGGTGGTCCACCTCCAG GTTGGGAAGGTCCACCTCCACCAAGAGGCTGTGAAGTTTTTGTAGGAAAAATACCTCGTGATATGTATGAAGATGAGTTAGTTCCTGTATTTGAAAGAGCTGGAAAGATATATGAATTTCGACTTATGATGGAATTTAGTGGTGAAAATCGAGGTTATGCTTTTGTGATGTACACTACAAAAGAAGAAGCCCAGTTAGCCATCAGAATTCTTAATAATTATGAGATTAGACCAGGGAAgtttattggtgtgtgtgtgagcttgGATAATTGCAGATTATTTATTGGAGCTATTcctaaggaaaagaagaaagaagaaattttggaTGAAATGAAGAAAGTTACTGAAGGAGTTGTAGATGTCATTGTCTATCCAAGTGCAACTGATAAGACCAAAAATCGTGGTTTTGCATTTGTTGAATATGAATCTCACAGAGCTGCTGCTATGGCTAGGAGAAAACTAATTCCAG GAACATTCCAACTATGGGGCCACACCATACAGGTAGATTGGGCTGATCCAGAGAAAGAAGTTGATGAGGAAACCATGCAGAGAGTTAAAGTTCTCTATGTAAGAAATTTAATGATATCAACTACAGAGGAAACTATTAAAGCAGAATTCAATAAATTCAAGCCTGGTGCAGTTGAACGAGTAAAGAAACTTAGAGACTATGCTTTTGTTCACTTTTTCAATCGAGAAGATGCAGTGGCTGCTATGTCTGTTATGAATGGAAAATGCATTGATGGAGCAAGTATTGAGGTAACACTGGCAAAAccagtaaataaagaaaacactTGGCGACAGCATCTTAATGGTCAGATTAGCCCCAATTCTGAAAACCTGATTGTGTATGCTAACAAAGAAGAGAGCCACCCAAAAACTCTAGGCAAGCCACCAACTCTTCCTGCTCGTCTTAATGGTCAGCATAGTCCAAGTCCCCCTGAAATTGAGAGATGCACTTACCCTTTTTTTCCTGGAACAAAGCTTACTCCAATTAGTATGTATTCTTTAAAGTCCAATCATTTTAATTCTGCAGTAATGCATTTGGATTATTACTGCAACAAGAATAATTGGGCACCACcagaatattatttatattcaaCAACCAGTCAGGATGGGAAAGTACTCTTGGTATATAAAATAGTTATTCCTGCTATTGCAAATGGATCCCAGAGTTACTTCATGCCAGACAAACTCTGTACTACGTTAGAAGATGCGAAGGAACTGGCAGCCCAATTTACATTACTTCATTTGg